The Rosa rugosa chromosome 1, drRosRugo1.1, whole genome shotgun sequence genomic sequence AGGTGTACAGGACACATTGTAAGGATCATCCTTGTGGTCTGACCACTCATCTTGTTGGCCAGTAAGAGCAATCTAGTAAATGGTCGGACAAAAAACCGACTACTTTGATTCTAcggcaaaaaaaaatattgaaaaaaCGCCCACCGTGGGGCGACCACAAGGTTAAGAGCCTTGCGCTCTACCAACTGAGCTAGACGGGCTTATGTCTGCAACAACTGACTTGCCACATTTAGTTTAAGATCATTTGTATCTTTACATCAGATTAATGCTCCTTGGTCCTTACTATATGAGAAGCAACTGCATAAAATTTCTGACAATAAAAGAAATCCCAAAGAGCATCCATTAGCACAGAACGGAGTCATTATATCAAAGCCAAACATAGACGGCAGGGTTCAGATTCATGCTCCCTAATTAAAATAAAAGCCAAACATCATCCATTTGCAGAAATTAAAATCCTCAAATATAGTGCACCAAACAAAAGGGAGTAAAGAAAAATAACACAAATAAGGATTACCTAAAtggctaaaaaaaaaaccaatcaaaaAAGACGCCCACCGTGGGGCTCGAACCCACGACCACAAGGTGAAGAGCCTTGCGCTCTACCAACTGAGCTAGACGGGCTCATGTCTGCATCAACTGATTTATAACCTTTACTCGCAGATTGAACATCAAAACATAAGTTATTTTTGTGACTAAAATTTAACAAGCAAAAGCAATACAGATCATGGAAATGTGACTAAAATTTAACAAGCAAAAGCAATACAGATCATGGAAATGTACCAATAAGCAAAAACACCAAACACCCTTCTCATCAATTGCATAACATTTCTAACAATAAAAGGAAAACCCAAAGAGGTTAACACATTGTAAGGATCGCCCTCCAAAATGCAAAAATTCTAGACAAAAAGGTTTTCACGCCCACCGTGGGGCTCGAACCCACGACCACAAGGTTAAGAGCCTTGCGCTCTACCAACTGAGCTAGACGGGCTTACGTCTGCTCCGCCTTGTTTACCACCTTTATTCTAGAACCAACCTCATACCAACTTAGTTCTTGACTAAATAGAAAACAACAACCAAATTTCATAGCatttttcagtttttcagatCCAAAGAGAAAAAATTGCAGAGCATTCATTCATAGCGAGGATCAGATCAAGCACCAGGTACCAAGAAGCTAGCATAAACCCAATACAAACCACataatttcaaatttttacATAAAACATCCTAAAGGATCATCGCCTTCCTTGGCCTTATCTATTTACATCTCATTCATAGAAACTGAAAACTACATGAACATCAAGATCACGGATCAATACCATGAAAATCATCAGGCGCTTGGGATCTCGACTGTGTCTTCAAAGTTTGGATCCTTGGCGTCTATGACTTCCTTCTGAAAACCCATCTCGGCTGTGGAGTAGCCCAGATCACCGGCCCAGGTGAACTTGCCGCCATGGCCACCTTTCTTGGGCGATCCATTCATGCCCGACCCTGATTTCCTGTCCTTCTTCACCTGATCCTCTCTCGCATTCCCTTTGTGACTCTTCCCGTTTCcactgttcttcatcttcttcttctctgtaaCAGTGTAACCTGAAACTTGGAACTGCTTATGGGATCAGTGTGTGAGAGTTGTTGCTCTATTTATGGTCAAGGTGGGAcgtattttgttttattttctgtgGGTTTGTGGGGTACGTGTGGCGTTGTTATTGGAGGAAAGCAATCGGATAAGATCAAGGAAACAACAACATGTCAACATGTGAACTTAGCCAAGTAGGGCGGTAAAAATGGCTCAATTTTTTTGACAACTCCATAAATGTTACTTTTTTAGATGGTAAAACGATAAGAGGGATGACGAGATGTATTCTCGTCATCCCGCTTATCTTTAACACTATTTATTTAATTCCCACTGTTTTTTGTGAAACCGGCGGTACGCCCACAATCATCTATTGTTTTTGTCAAAACCACTCGATCTCGAACCTTCCCGTCTACCTATAAAAACAACCTCATTATTCTTCTAATTCGTGCAAAACATctcaaattctctacaaactaaAAGAGATGGAGAAAACATTCGAGGCATCTGAGTGTAGTGATTaagaggaagatgatgatgcGATTGAAAAGTATGATAATAAGGATAACTCACACTCATCGAATCATCGATTTACCATAAATCCAGCTTAGAGGTATAATCAATATCCTTATTTAATCATCATTTCTCTCGAGATAATTATAACTATTGTTTTCTTGAAAATGATGTAAACAATTATTCTGTGTTTAGATAGATTGGTGTTCTGCTAAAAAATTAATTCGCTTATCCATAATTAGccttttttatgattttttttttcaattgttctTTTAGTTATGTTGTTTTGTCAAAGGCTTTTATGTTTAGGTCTTAAACAAGCGCCCATATTACTATTATCTATGTTTATACATAAGCACACAAATATGACAAAATATTACTAATATTATGTTTTCAGCTTCGAACCCTGCTTTCGTATCTTTGCTTCATGGGATTGGGGGCAAGCTCATCTAGAATCTTATCGAGATTCAGAGTGTCATCATTCCCAGAGTAGGGATCATTCCGCCATGTTTTCTTGGCATAGTGATCCTACATCCACATTTTTGGAGTTTTCATGCAGTGGAGATGTGGCAAGAGTAGTGTCGATACCTGGTTAGATCCGTCCAATTAAAAACTCATCAAGACAGTGAATAACTCACGATATGTATATTAATTATTTTGATAAAATAGTTgtattgttaaaggaaaaacacattatgtgtctTCATCAAACCAACTGACGAAAATggaatcaaggaattgcaattacagctcaatcagcatttagtatcattattgtaattgatatttccgttgtaattcaatctctatataaagagactatgaaatgaaatgagtagacaaATTCTCATTTACTTTTACATGTATACATATATCCAAATGACATAGTCTAATTTAtcttttacattacaaaaaataCATCTTTTATTAAACGTTTATCATACAAGGAATACATCTTTACTCTTGCTCAattaacataattttttttcttgaattaTCTATCATATCTGTTCCATGTTGTAATTATCATATTGTAATCTTCAATCTATAAATTTCACCCCATATAATTAAATGGATCCAATCAGAGCTAGAATTCAAGTACAAATACGAAATAACACGACAGCGACTGCACCAACAAACAACACACTCACGCATTGTATTTATAATTATCGAATCATATAAGAAAGATATTGATGTTGCTATCGTTAAAACCCTAAAGGGGTTTGAGAGAACGCCGCCCTCATGGGTGGCCGTTTCTGCAATTTTCTCCATCTCCGATGGAGATCAATGTCGGCACATCCCTTGCTGTAGTATACCTCAAGTGCGGTGCATACcgtctcttcttttcttccgtTTTGCTTTTCAAATGAGTGGTCTACGACTCCTCTTGCGGCGGCAGATCGTGATGTGTTCCCTTTCTCTTGGGTCTTTACAATCTGGGATTCAAGGCTGTGATCGATTTGGGCCCAGGTGGTCGGCGACCCTTTGCTAAGACATCGGGTTTGTTGGGTCAgatccggatctgggatccagggACTATGAAGTCTTCTTGGCATTTTGGCCGTGCAGTTGGGTGGCGGGGGCATCTAGACGCACGCCTCACTTATGAGGATTCCTGTCCGACTTTGCATCAGCATCTCCGGCGGCGGTCCTGGTTGCAATGGATTATGCGATCGGGATTTTGGGAGACAGAAGGTTGGAGCGCTTGGGTCAACGGATTGCGATGGGTGTCTCCTTCCAGGGTCGGCCTTGCCTTGTCGACGATGCAGCGGTGCGGCTCAGTTGGGCGGCTGTGCAGATCGGGAAGGGTGGCCGGACGTCAGGTTGAAGCATGGGTGCCCAAGtgcttgggtgcccagatcagttTCAGATGGGCCTGGGCCTTTGTCAAGTTTGACCCGTCCGATTTGACTTTGGATTTgggccggatttggatccgtatttgggaccCCGGTCGCATTCAActccggatcttggatccgagacagctgctcatattgatctggtatttgttctggttcttggaagtttgtttgctaattttcgagtttttgacaccctcggttactttcgaactctcggtgagcgaatcacctctcctaggtgatcatatcaccggttacggttacggttactcCTATATTTACACTGTtttcgtgacatatgcagtgcagcgatgtcgtccGACATCAAGTCACATTTTAGATGCGTCTGCGCGTCTTGCTatcctttattattttcctactttatagatgcgtttgtgcatcttgttatgctttattgtttttctttcgatgtttttgcatcgctccatgtacttctcagttttacttaatatagtttgtggtctttcccttcaaaaaaaaaaaaaaaacaacaacaacacactCACGCGAATTGACATTCCTAAtttttcgtttttttattttattttattttttaagttttaaaaggttaaccacgtggtgtggtgtgttggtcgaatggcctagtctggaacccccaggtctagcgttcgaatcccagctccatcccgtggccagcagatttgagggaccctttgggttcgtgcgtctgcggtgcagtggattagtctggctttgccaggctttcgccgcaatgtcggtgcaggtgtcctggcgctgggataccactgcatgggtgtgtgagttactaacaactaacccgatcaaaaaaaaaaaaaaaaaaaaagttttaaaagGTTGACATCCTACTTTAAGCAAATAAAACAAAACTGCGGACTTGGGCTGATTGGGCTTGCCGTGTACCCCAAGTCCAAATTCAACTTCTCAGCCCGTTCACATCGTGTGGGACCCTTATCCTTCTGTTTGCTGACATGGAGACGTCTCATTGGCCAAGCTTGACCAGTGCCCACCCAAAAAGACGGTTAAAGgtttctcccaaaaaaaaaaaaaaaaaaccggaaaaggcagaaaaagaaaggaaaaaaaataaaaataaatagagaaattgAAGGGAGAAAATAAGAGCAATGTTAGGTTCCTCCATAAACCTCATACTCCCGCCGCCGATTTCACCTTCGCCGTTTCTCTCTCTCAGtcgtctctctctcccctccctcCCCGCCGCCGGTAACctctcaactctctctctctctctatcaatCTATCTATATCTCATCATTGCTTTTTTGATACGCGTGCTTTTCTACTGTGCTTGGATACTGAGAATTTCGTAGTTCTTTACTGGTTATTCGTTAGGGCTAGGGTTTATACTGATTCGTGTAGGAATTTTCATAGCTGTTGCTGTAATTTAATGTAGTCATTGTGAAACTAGACAGAATTGTTGAAGGCGTCATCTAGGAAGCTCATCTCTGCAACTAAGGCGCGCTCGGTATCAACCATGGCAGCTGTGAGTTTATATTTTGGATTCTGCATTTCGAAGTTTAGAGTTTGCGAGATTCGGTTTTGTTGTGTTTCTGTGTATTTGAAGGTGGATTTTGAATGTTTGTGTCTCAGGGAGGAGAGAATGTGGCGAGTTTGAAGCGGCAGTTAGGGCAGCTGTTTGAAGTTTCGATTAGGGCAGTGGTGCCTGATGAGCTGAATGTGGAGCCGGCGGTTGTTCCTTCGACTGGGAAATTCGGAGACTATCAATGGTGTGTGATAGGGTTAAGCTGTGAATTATAAGATGTTTCTGTTTGATTCGTGCGTCGtacaaatttattgttgagatgTTATGTTAAGATGTTTTTTCTTTGGTGCAGTAACAATGCCATGGACATATGGTCTAAGATTAAGGGAAAGGGAACTGAATTCAAGAATCCTAATTCTGTTGGACAGGTATTCACATTCACCTTTACTTCTCTCAGTTTGAATAGTTTTATGTTGGGTGATCATGGCTTCTGTGTAGGCTTTGAGTTGATAGCAGTGATGATTGGTTGTTTTAATTTCTGTAGGCCATCATGGGAAATCTTCCTAAATCAGAAATAATAGAGTCATGCACGGTAGCAGGGCCTGGGTTTGTTAATATTGTGTTGTCAAAGAATTGGATGGCTAAGGTATTGTTAAAGATCATCTGACCTTATACAGTTATTCATTTATGTTGATGTGGAAACTTGTACTCCATAATTGTAATTGTAACTGTGAAAATGTTGTTTCTTCAGAGCTTACAAAAGATGCTTATTGATGGGATCGAAACATGGGCACCACAGCTCCAGGTCAGACGGGCTGTTGTAGACTTTTCCTCACCTAATATTGCCAAGGAGATGCATGTTGGCCATTTGCGATCTACAATTATCGGGGACACCCTAGCCCGGATGCTTGAGTTTTCCAAAGTTGAAGTTCTTCGGCGTAATCATGTTGGTGACTGGGGAACACAGGTAAATGTAGTTTTTGATAAGTGATAACATGTGTATTGGTATGGAAAATGACAGTTTTCTTTTAGGGAACTGATCATTGTATGGCATCCTTAAACTCAGTAAATAAACCATGGTGTTATTCCTGAGAGCTTGTTTCCTTTGAGCTGACGGCTATGTCATGTATCTGTTCATTAGCAAAGATAATCCAGACAATTCATGATGAACTATAACTATTCAGTCAGTTTTGCAAGCCATCTATGATGTTATACATGCCTTGTGTGTACATGTATAGGCTTATATACATACCTGCAACCAAATATGCATATTACATACTCTTTGCTGGTGGAATATGCATTTCATTTGTGTGATCTTTGCAACCTTCTGACGTTGGGAGTACAGGATGTATTAGGAGGGAAGCCATTGGGTTGATCTTTTCTATATCTCGTCATGGTTCCTTTATAAAgaacatattttctttttgtttgttactattattattattattattatcatatAACAGCATATGTTTTTCAACAACCTTCTATGGTTATTGCAGTTTGGCATGTTGATTCAATACCTTTTCGAAAAGTTTCCAAACGTGGATGATGTAAATGAAATGGAAATCGGTGATCTTCAGGTGAGTAAAGTATTTTCTTAGTTCTTTTGTCATTAAATCACATCTCTTATTCTGCATTTAGACTAACTAGTACTCAATCATATGTATTTAATTGGATCAAGTTAATGCTACCAAGATCCTATTATGCCTTTATGCCCAAAATGAATGTAACTTCTCTTCATTTTATTAGTTGGGGAGTTGAGCCTCAAATAATGAACTTGAGAAATATTTGGATGGAGCCTTGGTTAAATGAGCAGTGATGTGTGGTATTCTTTGGTGATTAAGTGGGATTAAACGTTTAATGGATGAATATTCTATGATGTTACTGTGCTTTTTTATGTAATGTTGTTATTACCACATTTTCCTAGCCAAGatgaataagaaaataaaatgaagtGATCGGTACTGACTATAATTGAGTGCCATTTTGTTAGGAATTCTATAAGCAATCAAAAAAGAGATTTGATGAGGATCCGGCCTTCAAGGAGAGAGCACAAGCTGCAGTGGTATCCCTTCAGGTGAGTCATCTAATCTCTTTTATCATGAGGTTGATGTCTTTGTCCATAAGGTTAGAAAGTATCTGATGCAATTCTATTTGCAGGGTGGGACTCCCAAGTACCGTGAGGCATGGCTTCAAATCTGTGAAGTCAGCCGTAGAGAGTTTCAAATGGTCTATGAACGGCTTGGAACTCATTTAGAGGAAAAGGTTTGTTTCAGATTTCTGACTTTACAGTTTACTTTGACGTGTAGCTTTTGaattagttttttctttttccctaagAAGCAAAATTTGCATTGAAATTAGGGGGGATGTACCTAATTTAAATACGtaatttatcttttgcatgcCTTCTCTTATGATTCGATAATATGTACTCTTGGTTCTGCCTAGGTGCAATTAATGAAATTCTTTCTCCTTTAGGCTGTAAGTATTACTGTATGATCACAAGAGGTTGATGTATCGCTGGTATATAATCTTGCAAGACAATGAAGATGAGATATTGCATAGATTCTGATTAGTGATGGGAATAGTTATTAAAAGCTTATTCTGGTGGTTTGAGCGGGAAGGGTAGGGGTTGTTTGGAGTTTGAAGTAACTTTGATAAGAAGATAAACTATAGCTTTGCATAGAAGATAAACTATAGCTGTGCATAGGCAATATGGTTTCGTAACTTTGACAAGAAG encodes the following:
- the LOC133712185 gene encoding arginine--tRNA ligase, cytoplasmic-like isoform X1, with amino-acid sequence MLGSSINLILPPPISPSPFLSLSRLSLPSLPAAELLKASSRKLISATKARSVSTMAAGGENVASLKRQLGQLFEVSIRAVVPDELNVEPAVVPSTGKFGDYQCNNAMDIWSKIKGKGTEFKNPNSVGQAIMGNLPKSEIIESCTVAGPGFVNIVLSKNWMAKSLQKMLIDGIETWAPQLQVRRAVVDFSSPNIAKEMHVGHLRSTIIGDTLARMLEFSKVEVLRRNHVGDWGTQFGMLIQYLFEKFPNVDDVNEMEIGDLQEFYKQSKKRFDEDPAFKERAQAAVVSLQGGTPKYREAWLQICEVSRREFQMVYERLGTHLEEKGESFYNPYIPAVLEKLTDQGLIVESEGARVIHLEGFNIPLIVVKSNGSYNYASTDLAALWYRLNEEKAEWIIYVTDVGQQQHFNMFFKAATLAGWLPVDGSYPKVSHVGFGLVLGEDGKRFRTRSSDVVRLVDLLDEAKSRSKTSLVERGKSEDWTEEELEQTAVAVGYGAVKYADLKNNRLTNYTFDFNQMLNDKGNTAVYLLYMHARICSIIRKSGKDIDELKKTGEIVLGHAGERELALHLLKFSETVEEACTNLLPSVLCEYLYNLSEIYSGKFYSNCQVIGSAEETSRLLLCEATGVVMRKCFHLLGIEAVYKM